The sequence below is a genomic window from Mycobacterium spongiae.
GCTCGGCACCGTGGGAGATCTGCTACCCATCGGGACGATCCCCGGAGACATTTCGCAGAACTTCACCAACCTGGTCAGGACGGTTCTGGACACCAGCATCTCCTTCACGCTCGATACCACGACGTTGGATGGGGTGGCGACCGTCGGATTGCCGCTGGCGATAACCCTCAACGCTGTGGGTTCGCCGATTACGACGGCGCTGGCGACTGCCGATAGCGCGACGGCGATTGTGACTGCCTTGCAGGCAGGCAACCTCGAGGCGGCAGCGACCGCACTGATCGGCGCTCCCGCCAACATCGCCAACGGCTTCCTCAACGGCGAGGCGACATTGCCGCTGGCGTTGCCGCTGTCTCAGACGGCGGGGGTTCCGGTGGCTCTGGATATTCCCGTGGGAGGCATTCTTTCGCCCCTCCGGCCGTTGGTGGCCAACGTAGATGCCCCGGGCATAGGGCCAGTGTCCATCACGCTCGAAGGGACGCCGGGCGGTGGCATCATTCCCGCGCTAGTCAATTTCGCGCCGGCACAACTCGCGGCGGCAATCGCCTAGTCGCTGTCCTGATCGCGGGGCTAGGCCGCCGTTGGCCCGACGGTGGCCCGGCGCCGTGTTGTGCCAGCTCGCCGGCACCTTAGAGAATCTATTTGCAAAAACGTGCATAACCATGCAAAGTTTGCGGAATGGCCAAGCAGATCACGGTGGCGGTTGCGGGCGCCAGCGGTTACGCCGGTGGCGAGATCCTTCGCCTGCTTCTCGGGCACCCGGCCTATGCCGACGGCCGGCTGACGATCGGCGCGCTGACCGCGGCGACCAGTGCAGGCAGCACGTTGGGCGAGCAACATCCCCATCTGCTGCCGCTGGCTCCGCGGATCCTCGAACCCACTGAGCCCGCCGTGCTGAACGGTCACGACGTCGTCTTCCTTGGTCTGCCGCACGGGTATTCGGCCGGACTGGCCGATCAGCTCGGCCCGGACACGGTCATCATCGACTGCGGCGCCGACTTTCGGCTTACCGACGCCGCGGCCTGGGAGCGGTTCTACGGATCGCCGCATGCCGGGAGCTGGCCGTACGGGCTGCCGGAGTTGCCGGGTGCGCGGGAGCGGCTGCGCGGCGCACACCGCATCGCGGTTCCCGGCTGCTATCCGACTGCGGCGCTGCTGGCGCTGCTGCCCGCGATGGCCGAGGACCTCATCGAGCCGGCGGTCACTGTGGTGGCGGTCAGCGGCGCTTCTGGGGCCGGTCGGACGGCCAAGGCCGACTTGCTCGGCTCCGAGGTGATGGGGTCGGCCCGGGCGTACAACATCGCTGGTGTCCACCGGCACACCCCGGAGATCGCGCAGGGCCTACGGGCCGTCACCGACCGTTCGGTCACCGTGTCCTTCACCCCGGTCCTCATCCCGAGCTCGCGCGGCATCCTGGCCACGTGCACCGCGCGTACCCACGCGCCCCTATCGCAGCTACGGGCGGCCTACGAAAAGGCATATGGTTGCGAGCCGTTCATGTACCTGATGCCGGAGGGGCAGCTGCCCCGCACCGGCGCGGTGATTGGGAGTAACGCGGCGCACATCGCCGTCGCCGTGGACGAGGACGCCGAGACTTGCGTGGCCATCGCCGCGATCGACAACCTCGTCAAGGGCACCGCCGGGGCCGCCGTGCAGTCGATGAACCTGGCGCTGGGCTGGCCGGAGACCGAAGGGCTTTCGGTGGTCGGGGTGGCGCCATGACCCGAGCTGAGGATGTTCGCGCCGGCTTGCGGGGGAGGGTGGCGCAGGTGAGCCCCGCCGGGGACCACAGCGTCGCGGCAGGGCGGCTGCTGCGCACTCAGGGAGTTACTGCCGCGGCTGGATTCCGGGCCGCCGGCATCGCCGCGGGGATCAAGGCATCGGGGGCTTGCGACCTCGCCCTGGTTTTCAACGAGGGCCCCGACTATGCGGCCGCCGGAGTCCTTACCCGCAACAAGGTCAAGGCCGCGCCTGTGCTGTGGACGCAACAAGTGCTGACCACCGGGCAGCTGCGCGCGGTGATTCTCAACTCGGGCGGTGCCAACGCCTGCACCGGACCGGCGGGATTTGGCGACACTCACGCGACTGCCGAAGCGGTCGCCGCCGCGTTATCGGACTGGGGAACCGAGACGGGGGCCATTGAGGTTGCTGTCTGCTCTACCGGTCTGATCGGCGACCGGCTGCCGATGGACACGGTGCTCGCCGGCGTTACCAACGTGGTGC
It includes:
- the argC gene encoding N-acetyl-gamma-glutamyl-phosphate reductase; its protein translation is MAKQITVAVAGASGYAGGEILRLLLGHPAYADGRLTIGALTAATSAGSTLGEQHPHLLPLAPRILEPTEPAVLNGHDVVFLGLPHGYSAGLADQLGPDTVIIDCGADFRLTDAAAWERFYGSPHAGSWPYGLPELPGARERLRGAHRIAVPGCYPTAALLALLPAMAEDLIEPAVTVVAVSGASGAGRTAKADLLGSEVMGSARAYNIAGVHRHTPEIAQGLRAVTDRSVTVSFTPVLIPSSRGILATCTARTHAPLSQLRAAYEKAYGCEPFMYLMPEGQLPRTGAVIGSNAAHIAVAVDEDAETCVAIAAIDNLVKGTAGAAVQSMNLALGWPETEGLSVVGVAP